In Leptolyngbya sp. O-77, the genomic window TGGGGGTATTGTCAACCGAGTCATTCGCCAGCGTGAACAGCGGATTGGACAGAATGCCCGCCAGCGAGGTGAAGATTAGCGCCGTGATGATGCCTACCTGGAGCGGTCGCATTCCCGGCAGCGTCCAGCGGATCGGCGGATAGTTCTTCACCGACTCAGACATCTCATCTGGCTCCTTTACCACCATCATCTTCACCACGCGAATGTAGTAGTAGATGGAGATAACACTCGTTACCAGACCCACCAGCACCAGCGCATAGGCCCCAGCCTGCCAGCCCGCCCAGAACAGATAAATCTTGCCAAAGAAGCCTGCCAGCGGCGGGATGCCTCCCAAAGATAGCAGGCAAATACTCAGGGCCAGCGTCAGCAGCGGGTCTTTTTGGTATAGACCGCTATATTCGGCAATTTCGTCTGTGCCCGTCCGCAGCGCAAACAGAATGATGCAGGCAAACGCACCCAAGTTCATGAACAGGTACACCAGCAGATAAAACACCATGCTGGAATAGCCAGCCTCGGTACCCACAATCAGCCCGATCATCACAAAACCCGCCTGACCAATCGAGGAATAGGCCAGAAGCCGCTTCATGCTGGTTTGCGCCAGCGCCACCACGTTGCCCAGCACCATGCTGAGAATCGCCAGCGCCGTCAGCACAAACTGCCACTGCTCAGACACCGCAGGAAACGCCGTCACCAGCAGGCGAACTGCCAGGGCAAACCCCGCCGCCTTGGAACCCACCGACAGAAACGCCACCACGGGCGTTGGCGAACCCTCGTACACGTCCGGGGTCCACTGGTGAAAGGGCACAGCGGCAATCTTGAAGGCAATGCCCGCAATCACAAACACCAGGGCAATCACGATGCCGATGGAGTCTTCCAGTCCGGCGATCGCAATGTTTGTGGCGATCGCCCCCAGTCGCGTTTCACCCCCCGACAGCCCGTACAGCAGCGACGAGCCGTAGAGGAAAATGGCGGAACTGGCTGCGCCAATTAGCAAATACTTGAGCGCCGCCTCGTTCGAGCGGGGGTCGCGCTTCATGTAGCCCGTCAGCAAGTAGGACGAGATACTGAGTGTTTCCAGCGACACAAACACCATCACCAGCTCGTCGGCCCCGGAGAGGAACATGCCGCCCAGCGTCGCCGTGAGCAAAATGACGATGAACTCGGCCAGCGATGTGCCCGATTGCTCCACGTAGCGCACCGACATCAGGATCGTCAGCGCCGCCGACAGGGCAATGATGCCGCGAAACACAACGCTCAGGGTATCCCCACTAAAACTTCCCAAAAATGAAATGGGTTCGGCGATATCCCACTGCGGCACCAGCGCCACAACCGCCGCCAACAGTCCGGCGATCGCCACGTAGGGAGTCCATCGAGCCGACGAGCGCCCCACAATCAAGTCTCCGATCAGCACCACCATCAGCGTGGCAATCACAATCCCTTCCGGCAGAATGGTTCCGGCATTGAGCTGGCCGGCAAGCGTGGAAAAGTCCATAGGGGGTCTAGCGTAAACGGCGCAAAGTTGAAGATGTGACAGAACAAAATGACCTTATCAGAATCATGGGCAGTTAGACCAAAGCGTTCAAACAAAACGTTCGACAAAGCGTTCAAACGTGGTTTCCGATCGGCTTTCTGTGGGCAAACTGCTTTCTAATCGCCTGCATTCAGGTCAGACTCGCTCCATTTCTAATGGATCATACCGCGCAAATCTGTGCGCTACGTGCGGCTCGGCCGATAATCCCCGTTGTTTCTCCTAATAGCCCCCAAAAGATTTCCTTCTTGTAAAATCCTTACGATTTGAGATTCCCTACTTTTCAAGGCTATGGTCTATAAGTAGAGAACAGGCATCAGTCGAACTGACTGTTTTACAACACTGCCTATCTGTCTCGTCCTCGCCCGGCCCCCACCAGATCGAAGCGTTACCGATACGTTCTCCATCTGCGTCCTTTTTCTTAGCACGACTGAGATCCATGTCAACTCTCGTCATTGTCGAATCCCCCACCAAAGCGAAAAACCATCCGCAACTACCTGCCGCCGGGCTATCGGGGTCGAGGCATCGATGGGACATGTGCGAGATTTGCCCCAGTCGGCGAGCGACATTCCCGCTTCGGTCAAGGGCGAAGAGTGGGCAAAACTCGGGGTCAATGTGGAGGCTGACTTTGAGCCGCTCTACATCGTTCCGCAGGATAAGAAGAAAGTCGTCAAGGCACTGAAGGAGGCGCTGAAAGAGGCCGATGAGCTAATTCTGGCAACGGACGAAGACCGCGAAGGGGAGAGCATTAGCTGGCATTTGCTGCAACTGCTCCAGCCCAAGGTGCCTACGAAGCGCATGGTGTTCCACGAAATCACCGAGGAAGCCATCCGCGAAGCCCTGCAAAACTGCCGCGATGTGGATGAGCAACTGGTTCATGCCCAGGAAACTCGGCGCATTCTGGATCGGCTGGTGGGCTACACGCTGTCGCCGCTGCTCTGGAAAAAAATTGCCTGGGGTCTATCGGCAGGGCGGGTGCAGTCGGTTGCGGTACGGCTCTTGGTCAACCGCGAACGGCAGCGCCGCGCTTTTCGCAAGGGGTCTTACTGGGATCTGAAGGCGACGCTGGAGAAAGACGGCAGCAGCTTTGAGTCGAAACTGGTGACCCTGGGTGTGGCCGCCGCATCGCTACGGGGCAGATTTTGACGAATCGACCGGACAAATCATCGCCGGACGCGATGTGCTGCTGCTGGGCGAAGCAGAGGCCCAGGCGCTGCACGATCGCCTCCAGTCGGCAACCTGGACGGTCACGGGGCTAGAGGAGCGGTCTTCGACGCGCAAGCCCCTCGCCGCCCCTTCACCACCTCGACGCTGCAACAGGAAGCAAACCGCAAGCTGCGCCTGTCAGCCCGCGACACGATGCGCGTCGCCCAGAGCCTCTATGAACAGGGCTACATCACCTACATGCGAACCGACTCGGTGAATCTGTCGCAGCAGGCGATCGCCGCTGCCCGAAGCTGCGTCCAGCAAATGTATGGCAGCGAATACCTCAGCCCCGAACCGCGCCGCTATGCTACTAAGAGCAAGGGCGCACAGGAAGCCCACGAAGCCATCCGTCCCGCCGGTAGCACCTTCCGCACGCCCCAAGAAACGGGCCTGAGCGGGCGCGAGTTTCAGCTTTATGACCTGATCTGGAAGCGCACGGTGGCCACCCAGATGGCGGAAGTGCGCCAGACCAATATCACCGTGCAGATTCAGGCAGAAGACGCGGGATTTCGCGCCACGGGCAAACGTATCGACTTTCCTGGTTTTTTCCGCGCCTATGTGGAAGGGTCGGACGATCCTGATGCTGCAATTGAAAACCAGGAAGTGATTCTGCCGGTGCTGCGGGAGGGCGACCATCTGAATTGTCAAGAGCTAGAGGCGATCGCCCACGAAACCCAGCCGCCCGCCCGCTATACCGAAGCATCGCTGGTGAAAACGCTGGAAAGCGAAGGCATTGGTCGTCCCAGCACCTACGCCAGCATCATCGGCACGATTATCGACCGGGGCTACGCCCAAATGGTGAACAACAGTCTCGTGCCCACTTTCACGGCCTTCGCCGTCACCAGCCTGCTCGAAAAGCACTTTCCCGACCTGGTAGACACCAGCTTCACCGCCCGCATGGAGCGCACGCTGGACGACATCTCGATGGGCGAAGCCGACTGGCTACCCTACCTCCAGCAGTTCTATCTGGGTGAAACCGGGCTAGACGGTCAGGTAAAGCAGCGCGAGAGCCAGATCGACCCAGCCGAGGCCCGCAGCGTAGAGCTAGAGGGGCTGGATGCAAAAGTCCGCATCGGGCGCTACGGAGCCTACATTGAAACCGAAACCGAGGAGGGGCTGGTCAAAGCCACCATTCCTCAAGATTTCACACCGTCTGATCTGGATGCGGAGCGGGTCGAAGTGCTGCTGCGCCAAAAGACGGAAGGGCCAGATAAGCTTGGTTTCCATCCTGAAACCGGCGAACCCATCTATGTGCTGATCGGAGCCTACGGCCCCTACGTGCAGTTGGGCGACGCGACGGATGAGAATCCCAAGCCCAAGCGAGCCTCATTGCCCAAGGGGGTACAACCCCAAAATGTCACGTTAGAGCAGGCAGTGAACCTGCTGGCGCTGCCGCGTCTGCTGGGAATGCATCCGGAGACGGGCTGCAAGATCCAGGCAAACCTGGGTCGCTTTGGCCCCTATATCGTCCACGATCAGGGCAAAAATGGCAAAGACTATCGCTCAATCAAGGGCGACGACGATGTTCTGACGATTACGCTAGAGCGGGCGCTGGAACTGCTGGCAGAGCCGAAGGCAGGGCGTGGACGCGGACGGGCCGCGGCTCCGATCCGAGAGTTGGGCCCCCACCCGGAAGACGGCGAACCCGTGAACCTCTATAACGGCCCTTACGGCGTTTACATCAAGCATGGAAAGCTCAACGCCTCTTTGCCCGAAGGCGAGGCGGCCGAGTCCATTACGATGGAAACGGCTCTGAAGGCGTTGGCCGAAAAAGCCGCCACCAAGAAAACCTCGCGCCGTTCCAGCAAAACTGGCGACGCAGGTACGAAGACTTCGGGCACCAAGACGGCGACCAAAACCACCAAAACAACCCGCGCAAAGGCTGGTACGGCTAAATCCAGTACAGCTAAATCCAGTACAGCTAAATCCAGCACAACTAAATCCAGCACGGCTAAATCCAGCACAACTAAGGCGGCCGCTGCGAAGAAGACGACCAAATCTGCTAAATCGACGGCTGAGGCTGAGGCTGAGGCAGCGCCAACCGAGCCAGCGCCCGCCAAGCAAGCAACAGCAAAATCCACGACTGCCAAGTCCACCGCCCAAAAAGCGGCATCTACAACGCGCAGCACCAAGTCCACCAAAGCCTCCTGAGCGTCTTATTGACTGGTACTGTTGACTGAAACTGCCTGACGCTGAGCGGTCAGAAACGCCTAATTTTGAAACGCTTGGTTTTAGTAAACCCAGCGAACCCGGT contains:
- a CDS encoding NAD(P)H-quinone oxidoreductase subunit N — translated: MDFSTLAGQLNAGTILPEGIVIATLMVVLIGDLIVGRSSARWTPYVAIAGLLAAVVALVPQWDIAEPISFLGSFSGDTLSVVFRGIIALSAALTILMSVRYVEQSGTSLAEFIVILLTATLGGMFLSGADELVMVFVSLETLSISSYLLTGYMKRDPRSNEAALKYLLIGAASSAIFLYGSSLLYGLSGGETRLGAIATNIAIAGLEDSIGIVIALVFVIAGIAFKIAAVPFHQWTPDVYEGSPTPVVAFLSVGSKAAGFALAVRLLVTAFPAVSEQWQFVLTALAILSMVLGNVVALAQTSMKRLLAYSSIGQAGFVMIGLIVGTEAGYSSMVFYLLVYLFMNLGAFACIILFALRTGTDEIAEYSGLYQKDPLLTLALSICLLSLGGIPPLAGFFGKIYLFWAGWQAGAYALVLVGLVTSVISIYYYIRVVKMMVVKEPDEMSESVKNYPPIRWTLPGMRPLQVGIITALIFTSLAGILSNPLFTLANDSVDNTPMLQPALRVERALMAIARQNPVE
- a CDS encoding DNA topoisomerase produces the protein MGHVRDLPQSASDIPASVKGEEWAKLGVNVEADFEPLYIVPQDKKKVVKALKEALKEADELILATDEDREGESISWHLLQLLQPKVPTKRMVFHEITEEAIREALQNCRDVDEQLVHAQETRRILDRLVGYTLSPLLWKKIAWGLSAGRVQSVAVRLLVNRERQRRAFRKGSYWDLKATLEKDGSSFESKLVTLGVAAASLRGRF
- a CDS encoding DNA topoisomerase: MSARDTMRVAQSLYEQGYITYMRTDSVNLSQQAIAAARSCVQQMYGSEYLSPEPRRYATKSKGAQEAHEAIRPAGSTFRTPQETGLSGREFQLYDLIWKRTVATQMAEVRQTNITVQIQAEDAGFRATGKRIDFPGFFRAYVEGSDDPDAAIENQEVILPVLREGDHLNCQELEAIAHETQPPARYTEASLVKTLESEGIGRPSTYASIIGTIIDRGYAQMVNNSLVPTFTAFAVTSLLEKHFPDLVDTSFTARMERTLDDISMGEADWLPYLQQFYLGETGLDGQVKQRESQIDPAEARSVELEGLDAKVRIGRYGAYIETETEEGLVKATIPQDFTPSDLDAERVEVLLRQKTEGPDKLGFHPETGEPIYVLIGAYGPYVQLGDATDENPKPKRASLPKGVQPQNVTLEQAVNLLALPRLLGMHPETGCKIQANLGRFGPYIVHDQGKNGKDYRSIKGDDDVLTITLERALELLAEPKAGRGRGRAAAPIRELGPHPEDGEPVNLYNGPYGVYIKHGKLNASLPEGEAAESITMETALKALAEKAATKKTSRRSSKTGDAGTKTSGTKTATKTTKTTRAKAGTAKSSTAKSSTAKSSTTKSSTAKSSTTKAAAAKKTTKSAKSTAEAEAEAAPTEPAPAKQATAKSTTAKSTAQKAASTTRSTKSTKAS